The stretch of DNA AGTTGAAATTGAAGATTTAACGTGTCATCCACAACTTCGTACGCCACATTCATGCCGATATTCTCCTCTTGGGCTGCCATATCGGAAGCTTCAATTGACTCCATTTCATCCTGCCCCGTCAGTTGATCCGTATTTTGCACAATATAGTTAATCGCTAAGAGTACAAGTAGAATGGTTAAATAACGGGAGACAAACCCCTTCCATCCTCTTGCTAGTAGCATTTTTAGCATGAAATCACCTCGATGTACTCGTTTAGCCACAGTATAGGTTATCAATGTTTGATTTATACACGAATAAGCAGACTAAAAGGACATCGAGATGATGACTGACTATCACAAGGGTTATCGATCTTGAATGGTTTGCACACCTGCCGGGAGCTGCGGTGGAACATATTCGATTGGCTCCTCAAATTCAACATAATCTAAGTTGACCATGAGAAGCAAATAGTGTCGACCTGTTTCAGGATTTGATAGGATGATATGATCTCTTCCTGCCGCCTCAATCACGCCTGTAAATACCCGTGCAGGCCATTCCGGGTTATACTCAAATGTTTGATATACTCTTGCCATCTTGCCCCGGTTGAAGCGTAGAATATTTTCAACATAGGACTGTTCAACGGGAAGCATCCCGTCAGGTCCGACTTGTGGCGCTTGAGTCCCTTGCACTTGACTTGGTGTTTGACCGCCCATTTGGCCTTGCATCTGACCCATTTGCCCCGGCATCTGGCCCATCATTTCACCGGGCATTTGGCCCATCATCCCACCGGGCATTTGGCCCATCATCCCACCGGGCATTTGACCCATCATTTCACCGGGCATTTGGCCCATCATTTCACCGGGCATTTGGCCCATCATTTCACCGGGCATTTGGCCCATCATCTGGTCCATTCCGGGTCCCATTTGCTCCCCGAACGGTCCTGAAGCACCACTCGGAGTGGGCACCTGTAATTGAGTTGGGAATTGTGGCGCAATCATAGATCCTTGATCACCCATTTGTGGTTGATTCATCTGTCTCTCATTTTCTTTTTCACTCATGATGTACCTCCTCCAAAAGCATCAAACTTCAACTTAATACACGTTATACACGTCTGCGCATTCTGCTTCATCTGGTTGGTAGAAGCAATGTGCTTTGAATCTACCTACATTCCACTGTCCAAACCATTGGTCAGGACAGGGGCCGTCGGGACGAAAGAACCATAGTGAGAATTCCGCTGGTCTAAAACGTTCACCATTAATGACCCTCTCAGCTAATCTTATTTCTTTTTGTCTCGCCTTTTGGTAGAAATAAGGTTTCTGTACAGCCTCATAACCACCTGGCGTTTGGAAAACCATACGTTCGACACTATTAATATCTTCGAAATCCAGACAACGGACCCGAACGCGGTTGACACCAACATTGGCCACCAATAACATTCCGAGTTTTCCTTCTCCCTCTGCTTCGGCACGTATAAGTCTTGCTAGTAACTTTCTATCATCAGCATTTGCCTTTATCACTGCCATGGCCTCACCTCAAAGATGGTTTCACTACAATATATTCCACCTGCCCAGATTCGTTAATGTTTTTTACTCATTTTTATAAACAAAGCTCAACACCATTGCTAAACAAAAAGCCCTTCATGATATGGCCACTTGCCCCGGCTCTTATCATGAAGGGATGTTGTGTTCTTCAATTACCTTTGGTCATTAAGCTTTAGGCACAATGAGTTGATTTAAT from Caldalkalibacillus salinus encodes:
- the gerQ gene encoding spore coat protein GerQ — protein: MDQMMGQMPGEMMGQMPGEMMGQMPGEMMGQMPGGMMGQMPGGMMGQMPGEMMGQMPGQMGQMQGQMGGQTPSQVQGTQAPQVGPDGMLPVEQSYVENILRFNRGKMARVYQTFEYNPEWPARVFTGVIEAAGRDHIILSNPETGRHYLLLMVNLDYVEFEEPIEYVPPQLPAGVQTIQDR
- a CDS encoding cell wall hydrolase, with product MAVIKANADDRKLLARLIRAEAEGEGKLGMLLVANVGVNRVRVRCLDFEDINSVERMVFQTPGGYEAVQKPYFYQKARQKEIRLAERVINGERFRPAEFSLWFFRPDGPCPDQWFGQWNVGRFKAHCFYQPDEAECADVYNVY